Sequence from the Desulfovibrio oxyclinae DSM 11498 genome:
GGACCTTCAAGACGGAGAACGCGTCCTACCTGCACGTGGTGGACGGAGAGGGGATGCTCAAGGGTATCATCTCGTTCCGGGACATCCGGCCAGTCCTGCACGAAGAAGGGTTGCTGCAATTGCTCATCGCCAAGGACATTTGCACGACGGATCTTGCCACCATTCACATGGAGGACACGCTACAGACCGCGCTGGACCTGATTACGGAAAAGGGGGTCTCGCAGCTTCCGGTGGTGGATGCGGACGGCAGGCTCATCGGCTCGCTTACGGAGAGTGCCATCAATTCAGCCTACGGGCAGGAGCTGGTGCGGCAGGAGCTTTCCGGAGAAGGGTGAAGGCCGGGCCACAAGGCTCAGCGCCTGCGGCAGTAGCTCAGGAATTTCTTCGCTTCGGTGAACTCGGGGTTGAGCTTCAGGGCGTTTTCAAGCGCGTCCTGAGCCTCAGTGGCATTTCCCCGGTCCCAGTGGGCGCGGGCAAGGTTGAACAGCAGGTGCTCGTCGTCCCGGTTGTGCTCCAGCGCTTTGGAGTAGTAGCGGATGGACTCCTCAAAGTGCCCGTTCTTACGCAGATTCATGCCGAATTCATTGAGCTGCCTGCGGTGTTCGTAGCTGAAGGCGCCCTCAATTCCCATAAGGGTGTTCACCACCTTGCGCAGCTTCTCATAATCATTCTTTTCCGAGTACACTTTCCCAAGGCCGTAATTGGCATCGACGTTGAGATCATCGATCATCAGCGCCTTGACGAACTTGAGTTCGGCCTCGTCGAGCATCCCGAGGCTGAAATAGCGTTCCCCCTCGCGCAGTTTGCGCGCAAGGGATTCCAGCGCGGGCACGGTGTGCATGCGATAGTAATCGGGTTCGGGGGCGTACTGATGCAGGAATTCGAGCCGGGGGACCATGGTCTTCACGCCGGAGGGGACGTGATTGGCATTGAGCGGTTGCACCTCGAAGGTCTCATCATCCAGACGACGCACATACCAGAAGGTCTGGCCCTCATGTTTTCGCTGGGTGCCGCCGCTTCCGATGTCTTCCGCCTGACTGCGGGAAAAGACGCCGAGTATTTTGGGAAATTCCGACAACGTGAATCCTCCGGGTGCATTGGGTCGAATACCGATTAGACGCATCCGGGGCGGGTCTGTCAAGTTCCGATGGCTCGTGCGGAAATGGTTCAGGCCAGTACCAGCCGGTAGATCAAACGCTCCCAGCAGACACTGATGCGGTGGGCGGCGGAGTCGCAGAGGCCGAGATCGCGCAGTCTGCAATAGACGTGCAGCGGATTCAGTCGGTGTTGCAGACGTGAGCGCATGGTGTTCATGGCGGCCTCCCTTTTCCTTCTTATCGGCAGACCGCCGGAAGGCCTTAGGGGCGCGACACAGCCCAGACGTGGAACCCGGCGTCTTTCTTGAAACCGACGCCGACCGCCCCCTTGTGCAGGTACAGGCACATGGCCCAGTCGCGCTCGAAGGAGCTGCTGGTGGAGGACCAGTATGCCTCGCGCGTGTCGGCAAAGGGATGCTCGGCAGAAAGGGCCGGTGAGTGCTCGGATGCGTCCACCAGCGATTCGAGTTCGCGGATGGTGGGCAGCGCCCAGCCGGAGCGGTTCTCCGGGACGGGCGTTTCAAGCGCTTTTACGGCGGCGAGGGCATCCTTCCACGAACAGGGGCCGCTGGTCAGATCGGCGGACTTTGTCCAGAGCAGCCCCGTCAGTTCGTCGAGCACGGTCTCGCCCTGCGGCTTGAAGCGGGGCTCGGGCCATGCGGCACCGGTGGCGGTATCGTCGGCTCCGGTGTCGGCAAGCACGTCGCTGGTGCCGCACACGGGCCAGACGAGACAGTAACCGTCGCGCCTGCCGTAGAACATGCGCCCGCCTTCGGTGTGGACGTACCACTGGTAGCCGGGCTGCATGGCGCTGGGGGTGCTGGTCCAGTACCAGCCAAGCGGCCCCTTGTCGAAAGGGTGATCGGCCGGGATGGCGGGTTTGCGGTCGTTGAAAGAGATCAGTGAAAACATCTCGCGCCGGTTGGGCATTCGCCAGCCGCTGCATCCGCCGGGGCGGGAAGCGTCCAACTCGCGCACGGCCTCAAGGCACTCCTCGTAAGTGAGGGGAAAGTCGGTAAAATTCGGATTGCCGAGCCATGTCAGGCCGGTGAGTCTGTCGAGAACGGTTTCCCCGTCGCGCTTGAAGCGCGGTTTGGGCCAGCGGATTCCGGGGGAGAACTCGGCGTCCTGCCCGGAGCCGTCGCAGTCCACGGGATTGCCGTTTTCATCGGCGCAAAATGTCTGTCCGGTATTCAGGTATTTCATTGCTTCCTCATGACGAAGATCGCCAGCACGATGATGCCCAGCGCGCAGAGCACCCCACCCAGATACACCGCCTCCATGCCGAAGGCCGCGAAGAGACCGCCCATGAGCATGGGGGCCAGTGTCTGCGCCGTGCGCAGGATGGTGCCGTTGACGGCCATGAACGCCCCGCGCTGTTCTATTCCTGCCATGCTTGAGAGCATGGTCATGACGGTGGGAATGGTCAACCCCTGCGCCAGACCGAAAAAGGTCACCGGGGCGATGCTGTGCCAGAATCCCGGCATGTGCGGCAGACCCAGCATGGACACGGCGTAGCATACGCCGCCTGCGGCGATGAGGGTGCGCGGCCCGAAGCGGTCGGAGAGCTTGCCGATCTGGAACGAGGCCAGCGCCGTGATCATGGACGAGGCGAAGAAGATCATGCCGATGGCGGCTGGCGATGCGTGATAGCGCTGGTCCAACAGGATGGGCAGATAGGTCACGATGGGGCCATAGAGTACCGTGAACGTGAGCAGGGTGCAGCAGAACAGGCCGAGGGCGTTGCGTGAACGCATCTGGCTCAGGGCGTTTTTCAGATAGCTGGCAAGTTTTTCTTTAGTGCGCGGTTCCGGGGTGTTCATGCCCGAAGCGATGGCGAGTCCCACAGGGATGGCCAGCAGGGGCAGCAGGAACGGCCAGCGCCAGCCGATCATGGCCAAGAGGCCGCCCACTGCGGGGAACGCTGCCGTGCCGATGGAGAGTACCGCGGCGTTGTAGCCCATGGCGGTGGCCCGGTCGCGCCCTTCGTAAAGGTCGCCGATGATGGTGCCGTAGAGGACGCCCAGCGGGGCCGCGCCGCTGCCTTGCAGAAAGCGCAGAATCAGCAGGGAGTGCAGGTTGGGGGCAAAGAAACAGGCCGCGCCCGAGATGCCGAACAGGAAGAGCGACGGCACCAGTACGCGCTTTCGTCCCATCCGGTCGGCCAATATGCCCACCAGTGGCGAGAAGATCATGCCGGGCAGGGTGAAAATGGATATGACGAGTCCGATGCCCACGGGCCCTATTTCGAGTCCGTGCATGATGTCCGGCAGGGCCGGGATGATGCTGGAGACGCCGAGGATGGCCATGAGCGTCACGCTGAAGACGTACTGGAGGTTCTTGTCGAGGTAGAGTTTGCGCAAGGGTGTTTCCGTCCCGATGAGTAATGAAGGAGGGAATGTACTTGGTTTCGAACCGGAAGGAAACCCCGGAAGGCTTAGCGGGCGCGGCGGATGCGGTTGCGGCCTTCGTTCTTTGCGGCGTAGAGCGCTTTATCGGCCTTGTGGAACAGGGTGGTGGAATCCTTTTCGTCAAGGATGCTCAGGGAGGCGAAGCCGATGCTGACGGTAATATGCAATGAACCCTCTTCATACGGGATTTCCGACGCTTCGACGGTCGAGCGCAGGCGTTCAGCCGCCGTGGCCGCTTCGTTGATGTCGGTATCCGGCATGAGCACGGCGAATTCCTCGCCGCCCACTCTTGCAAGCAGGTCCTGCCGACGGCAGATCTTGTTCATGAGCCCGGCAAGGTGGCGTATCACGCTGTCGCCCACGGGGTGTCCGTGGGTGTCGTTGACCTGTTTGAAGTGGTCGATGTCCACCATGAGCAGCGAGAGGTCCGACCCTGATCGGCGCGACGAGTCGAATAATTCCCGAAGCGTTTTTTCGAAGACATGGCGATTCCGGCAGCCTGTAAGGGCGTCGGTTTCCGCCTGTTCCAGCAGACGGGTCTCCCGGGCCTTGCGCGTGCGGATGTCCACCGCGATGCCGGAGAGGTGCGTCGGTTTTCCCTCACGGTCCCGGGCCACGTTGCCGATCAGTTCCACCCAGCGGCCATTGCCTTTTGGGGCTCGAAGCTGCACGTCCATGCGAAAGGAAGTCGTGTACGACTCCGCCAGCTCGCGTGCGCGTGCGACCACCGCCCGGGCATGTTCCGGCGTCAGGAGAGCAAGCGCCCCGCGGATGTTGCAGGAAACGGTTCCTGTGGCGTCCGGCGCGGTGAGCTCCGTGGTGTACCAGACGCGGCTGGTGCGCAGGTCGCAGGACCACGCCGCGCTGTCCGTGAGTACCTTGAGGATGTCGAACTGCTGAAGCCTTTCCGAGAGCCGCTGCCTGATGACAGCACTGGCGATGAGCTGGGCCGCGGTCTTGAGCAGGGCGATCTCTGTCTCGGACCAGTCGTATTCGCGTTCGCAGTCGTCGAAGCCGAGGGTCCCCCACCAGACACCTTCCACCATGATGGGGATAGTGAGCATGGAGTGAATGCCCTGCTGAACGAGGGTCTCCCGCAGCCATGACTTCTCCATGGCGTGGGGCAGGGTCTTGTAAGGCCTACCCTCGGTACGGCCTTTCACCACGGCGCGATATTCGGGAAGTTCAAGTGAGCTGCTGAACATGGAGAACTGCGGCATGCCGATCTGGACATACCGCCGGGCCGAGGCCCATTCGAAAATATAGTCCTGGGTAACGCTGCTTTCCGTCAGGCGGATGGTCTGGAAAATCCAGACGCGGCTGACACCGGTGACGCGTCCGAGTTCGGCCAGCACGGTGTCCACACCGCGTGGCCAGCCCTGTCCGTTGACGAGGTCTTCTGCTCCGGCGGCAACGGCGGAAAGCAACGCGGTCGCGTCTATGCCGTGTCTGTCGTCGGAGCTGTTCATCTGCGTTACCTAGATAGCCGCGTCCATGAGCAGGTTGTCGCGGTGAATGGCTTCCTGAAAAGGTACAGGACCGATTGTCTGGGCAATTTCCGACGAGTTCTTTCCGGCGATGGAGTGCAGTTCGTCTGAAGAGTAGTTCGAGAGACCGACACCGAGCATGTCGCCGTCCGCCACGACCTGCACGAGCGTGCCGCGCGGGAAGCAGCCGTCAACCTTTTTGATTCCGGCCGGGAGCAGGCTCTTGCCGCCTTCGGTCAGGGCGCGTGCGGCCCCGGCGTCCACGGTGAGGGTGCCTGCCGGGTCTTCATGGTAGGCCAGCCAGAATTTCTTGCTGGAGACGGTGTTCTCCACCGGCAGGATGAAGGTGCCGTGGCGTTCGTCCTCGAAGGCCTGTTCAATGGAAAACT
This genomic interval carries:
- a CDS encoding MFS transporter, with amino-acid sequence MRKLYLDKNLQYVFSVTLMAILGVSSIIPALPDIMHGLEIGPVGIGLVISIFTLPGMIFSPLVGILADRMGRKRVLVPSLFLFGISGAACFFAPNLHSLLILRFLQGSGAAPLGVLYGTIIGDLYEGRDRATAMGYNAAVLSIGTAAFPAVGGLLAMIGWRWPFLLPLLAIPVGLAIASGMNTPEPRTKEKLASYLKNALSQMRSRNALGLFCCTLLTFTVLYGPIVTYLPILLDQRYHASPAAIGMIFFASSMITALASFQIGKLSDRFGPRTLIAAGGVCYAVSMLGLPHMPGFWHSIAPVTFFGLAQGLTIPTVMTMLSSMAGIEQRGAFMAVNGTILRTAQTLAPMLMGGLFAAFGMEAVYLGGVLCALGIIVLAIFVMRKQ
- a CDS encoding DUF1566 domain-containing protein — translated: MKYLNTGQTFCADENGNPVDCDGSGQDAEFSPGIRWPKPRFKRDGETVLDRLTGLTWLGNPNFTDFPLTYEECLEAVRELDASRPGGCSGWRMPNRREMFSLISFNDRKPAIPADHPFDKGPLGWYWTSTPSAMQPGYQWYVHTEGGRMFYGRRDGYCLVWPVCGTSDVLADTGADDTATGAAWPEPRFKPQGETVLDELTGLLWTKSADLTSGPCSWKDALAAVKALETPVPENRSGWALPTIRELESLVDASEHSPALSAEHPFADTREAYWSSTSSSFERDWAMCLYLHKGAVGVGFKKDAGFHVWAVSRP
- a CDS encoding tetratricopeptide repeat protein, with product MSEFPKILGVFSRSQAEDIGSGGTQRKHEGQTFWYVRRLDDETFEVQPLNANHVPSGVKTMVPRLEFLHQYAPEPDYYRMHTVPALESLARKLREGERYFSLGMLDEAELKFVKALMIDDLNVDANYGLGKVYSEKNDYEKLRKVVNTLMGIEGAFSYEHRRQLNEFGMNLRKNGHFEESIRYYSKALEHNRDDEHLLFNLARAHWDRGNATEAQDALENALKLNPEFTEAKKFLSYCRRR
- a CDS encoding sensor domain-containing diguanylate cyclase, with translation MNSSDDRHGIDATALLSAVAAGAEDLVNGQGWPRGVDTVLAELGRVTGVSRVWIFQTIRLTESSVTQDYIFEWASARRYVQIGMPQFSMFSSSLELPEYRAVVKGRTEGRPYKTLPHAMEKSWLRETLVQQGIHSMLTIPIMVEGVWWGTLGFDDCEREYDWSETEIALLKTAAQLIASAVIRQRLSERLQQFDILKVLTDSAAWSCDLRTSRVWYTTELTAPDATGTVSCNIRGALALLTPEHARAVVARARELAESYTTSFRMDVQLRAPKGNGRWVELIGNVARDREGKPTHLSGIAVDIRTRKARETRLLEQAETDALTGCRNRHVFEKTLRELFDSSRRSGSDLSLLMVDIDHFKQVNDTHGHPVGDSVIRHLAGLMNKICRRQDLLARVGGEEFAVLMPDTDINEAATAAERLRSTVEASEIPYEEGSLHITVSIGFASLSILDEKDSTTLFHKADKALYAAKNEGRNRIRRAR